One stretch of Zingiber officinale cultivar Zhangliang chromosome 6B, Zo_v1.1, whole genome shotgun sequence DNA includes these proteins:
- the LOC121989190 gene encoding elongation factor 1-alpha-like isoform X1, with product MGKEKVHISIVVIGHVDSGKSTTTGHLIYKLGGIDKRVIERFEKEAAEMNKRSFKYAWVLDKLKAERERGITIDIALWKFETTKYYCTVIDAPGHRDFIKNMITGTSQADCAVLIIDSTTGGFEAGISKDGQTREHALLAFTLGVKQMICCCNKMDATTPKYSKARYDEIVKEVSSYLKKVGYNPDKIPFVPISGFEGDNMIERSTNLDWYKGPTLLEALDLVNEPKRPTDKPLRLPLQDVYKIGGIGTVPVGRVETGVLKPGMVVTFGPTGLTTEVKSVEMHHEALQEALPGDNVGFNVKNVAVKDLKRGFVASNSKDDPAKEAANFTSQVIIMNHPGQIGNGYAPVLDCHTSHIAVKFAEILTKIDRRSGKELEKEPKFLKNGDAGFVKMIPTKQMVVETFSEYPPLGRFAVRDMRQTVAVGVIKSVEKKDPTGAKVTKAAAKKK from the exons ATGGGCAAGGAAAAGGTTCACATAAGCATTGTGGTCATTGGCCATGTCGACTCTGGCAAATCCACCACAACTGGCCATCTTATTTACAAGCTTGGGGGTATTGACAAGCGTGTGATTGAAAGGTTTGAGAAAGAAgcagctgagatgaataaaaggTCTTTCAAATATGCTTGGGTTCTCGACAAGCTTAAGGCTGAGCGGGAGCGTGGTATCACCATTGATATTGCTCTTTGGAAATTTGAGACCACAAAGTACTACTGCACTGTTATTGATGCACCTGGACACCGTGACTTCATTAAGAACATGATCACTGGAACCTCTCAGGCTGACTGTGCTGTTCTCATTATTGATTCTACCACTGGTGGTTTTGAGGCAGGTATTTCAAAGGATGGACAGACACGAGAACATGCCCTTCTTGCTTTCACCCTGGGTGTGAAACAGATGATTTGCTGCTGCAACAAG ATGGATGCTACTACCCCAAAATACTCAAAGGCACGATATGATGAAATCGTCAAGGAGGTCTCCTCTTACCTCAAGAAAGTTGGTTACAACCCTGACAAGATTCCTTTTGTTCCCATTTCTGGTTTTGAAGGTGATAACATGATTGAGAGGTCTACCAACCTGGACTGGTACAAGGGTCCGACCCTTCTTGAGGCCCTTGACTTGGTTAATGAGCCAAAGAGACCCACCGACAAGCCCCTACGTTTGCCTCTCCAGGATGTCTACAAGATTGGAGGTATTGGAACTGTCCCTGTTGGGCGAGTTGAGACTGGTGTGCTTAAGCCTGGTATGGTTGTCACTTTTGGCCCTACTGGTCTGACCACTGAAGTCAAGTCAGTGGAGATGCACCACGAGGCGTTGCAAGAGGCTCTTCCTGGTGACAATGTTGGGTTCAATGTTAAGAATGTTGCAGTCAAGGATCTCAAGCGTGGCTTTGTTGCTTCCAACTCCAAGGATGATCCTGCAAAGGAGGCAGCTAATTTTACATCTCAGGTTATCATCATGAACCACCCTGGCCAGATTGGCAACGGATATGCCCCAGTGCTCGACTGCCACACCTCCCACATTGCCGTCAAGTTTGCTGAAATTCTTACCAAAATTGACCGACGGTCTGGCAAGGAGCTTGAGAAGGAGCCCAAGTTCCTTAAGAACGGTGATGCTGGATTCGTTAAGATGATTCCCACCAAACAAATGGTGGTGGAGACCTTCTCTGAGTACCCACCACTTGGACGTTTCGCCGTGAGGGACATGAGACAAACCGTTGCTGTTGGTGTCATCAAGAGCGTCGAGAAGAAGGATCCAACTGGGGCCAAGGTTACTAAGGCTGCTGCCAAGAAGAAATGA
- the LOC121989190 gene encoding elongation factor 1-alpha-like isoform X2, producing the protein MGKEKVHISIVVIGHVDSGKSTTTGHLIYKLGGIDKRVIERFEKEAAEMNKRSFKYAWVLDKLKAERERGITIDIALWKFETTKYYCTVIDAPGHRDFIKNMITGTSQADCAVLIIDSTTGGFEAGISKDGQTREHALLAFTLGVKQMICCCNKMDATTPKYSKARYDEIVKEVSSYLKKVGYNPDKIPFVPISGFEGDNMIERSTNLDWYKGPTLLEALDLVNEPKRPTDKPLRLPLQDVYKIGGIGTVPVGRVETGVLKPGMVVTFGPTGLTTEVKSVEMHHEALQEALPGDNVGFNVKNVAVKDLKRGFVASNSKDDPAKEAANFTSQVIIMNHPGQIGNGYAPVLDCHTSHIAVKFAEILTKIDRRSGKELEKEPKFLKNGDAGFVKMIPTKQMVVETFSEYPPLGRFAVRDMRQTVAVGVIKSVEKKDPTGAKVTKAAAKKK; encoded by the exons ATGGGCAAGGAAAAGGTTCACATAAGCATTGTGGTCATTGGCCATGTCGACTCTGGCAAATCCACCACAACTGGCCATCTTATTTACAAGCTTGGGGGTATTGACAAGCGTGTGATTGAAAGGTTTGAGAAAGAAgcagctgagatgaataaaaggTCTTTCAAATATGCTTGGGTTCTCGACAAGCTTAAGGCTGAGCGGGAGCGTGGTATCACCATTGATATTGCTCTTTGGAAATTTGAGACCACAAAGTACTACTGCACTGTTATTGATGCACCTGGACACCGTGACTTCATTAAGAACATGATCACTGGAACCTCTCAGGCTGACTGTGCTGTTCTCATTATTGATTCTACCACTGGTGGTTTTGAGGCAGGTATTTCAAAGGATGGACAGACACGAGAACATGCCCTTCTTGCTTTCACCCTGGGTGTGAAACAGATGATTTGCTGCTGCAACAAG ATGGATGCTACTACCCCAAAATACTCAAAGGCACGATATGATGAAATCGTCAAGGAGGTCTCCTCTTACCTCAAGAAAGTTGGTTACAACCCTGACAAGATTCCTTTTGTTCCCATTTCTGGTTTTGAAGGTGATAACATGATTGAGAGGTCTACCAACCTGGACTGGTACAAGGGTCCGACCCTTCTTGAGGCCCTTGACTTGGTTAATGAGCCAAAGAGACCCACCGACAAGCCCCTACGTTTGCCTCTCCAGGATGTCTACAAGATTGGAGGTATTGGAACTGTCCCTGTTGGGCGAGTTGAGACTGGTGTGCTTAAGCCTGGTATGGTTGTCACTTTTGGCCCTACTGGTCTGACCACTGAAGTCAAGTCAGTGGAGATGCACCACGAGGCGTTGCAAGAGGCTCTTCCTGGTGACAATGTTGGGTTCAATGTTAAGAATGTTGCAGTCAAGGATCTCAAGCGTGGCTTTGTTGCTTCCAACTCCAAGGATGATCCTGCAAAGGAGGCAGCTAATTTTACATCTCAGGTTATCATCATGAACCACCCTGGCCAGATTGGCAACGGATATGCCCCAGTGCTCGACTGCCACACCTCCCACATTGCCGTCAAGTTTGCTGAA ATTCTTACAAAAATTGACCGACGGTCTGGCAAGGAGCTTGAGAAGGAGCCCAAGTTCCTTAAGAACGGTGATGCTGGATTCGTCAAGATGATTCCCACCAAACAAATGGTGGTGGAGACCTTCTCTGAGTACCCACCACTTGGACGTTTCGCCGTGAGGGACATGAGACAAACCGTTGCTGTTGGTGTCATCAAGAGCGTCGAGAAGAAGGATCCAACTGGGGCCAAGGTTACTAAGGCTGCTGCCAAGAAGAAGTGA